gacACTTTACTCTTGATATGTTCCCTAATTTACACCTCTTCCATTATCACAGCCCTTTAATAACCGATTACCATTAAATAACAGAATATAAACTATAAATAAGAATAACTTCAATAATGTGCAGGATGTTAGTTTCGATAAGTACTCATTTCAAAACAGCGTACGTAATTAAGTAGTAGAAcgaatgaaataattattataataaataaaaagcctattaattatttttattataaatatcgagagagctatgctcttttaatttaaatgttttaattgtCTATTAATGTAACACATatattaagttttaattattttttctacatGCCTTTATCTATAAATTCCGTTGATAAGTTAAAATTAGCCTAAATCACTTGCAGTGcgtaaaaaagatttttcgaaTATAAATTCTACTATATTGTACACAGGTTGTGTTGTGTCTTCAACATTCAATACACTTGAGGCTCCGTTGGGTGAGCTTCAAGTGACCTTGGATATTAGAACTAAATTATGAATTAAAATTACGATCATGATTGACACATGAAGTGATAGAACTGGTCAAAGTTCACCGGCTCTAGTTCATAATCCTTTTCTGATCTATGAAGCAGCTCTGGATTTCTTTTAAGAAAATTCCTCACCCAATCTTCACCGGCCATCCGTGTGTTGCAATCAAAAGGATGGTTAAGATTATTATCTTCCGCGTACTGGAATGCGAGCTCCCTAATGTCTCTCCTGGATACGCCCATGAAATATTTTTCCATACTTTTAATGTAACCGACTAAGTCCTTCTCTTGATTCTCTGTGAAGACACGCCTGTAATGTCCCATGAGAGGCTTCGGGTCATCGGGTTGTTGGTAGCGAACTTTACTTGCTCTTCTTTGGAGGGTGGAACGAGGTATATGAAAGGTTCTGGCGGCCAGCTTGTAGCCCATTTTACCAGATACCACGGCTGCCACTGCCTTAGCCATTTCTTCTTCATTCCAGGATTGACGACCACTCATTCTTTCGTATTTCCGTACCATGACTATCTGAAAAGAATCGAAATTCTGTATGAGTAAGtgactaagtaagtattaaagTATAAACGAGACACCGGTCGACTGGAGAACTTGTTGAACATAGGAAGTCTTGCGTAACCGAGTGTCACAATGTGAAATGAGGCCATGATCAAAGTTTGGACGTTGGAACTATTGTTAAATACCTAGTTAACTTCGATACCCTTACGTACTTATAACCAAAGTAAACTATTTAGTTAtgtaaaaattacttaaatataaagtaAGTAAGCAACTATAATACTATTTGCCATCTGCTTCTGCGGTGTCCGGCGAAGGGTAACCGTGGCCTATCTACCGGTTTGTAAAGCGCGGCCAATGTCGAATCGAGGCAATGGTTGAGACGTTTTAGAGgccatttccaatgtaacttgtAATATTCATAAATATGTAAATGTGGCTCATCTTTATGTCTTTATCCAGTAGGTAACTATGTAGTGTTAAATAAGATTcatttttaattgaatatttttaattgtaatttCATTGCTGAGTTACaatagaaattttattttcggctgagtttgttgtaggttCGATATCAGACCTCGGCATGTTTGAAACGCTTTAGTTTAAGTTGAcgttaaatagatattaaattcATCTATTTGCATCctatttgaatttcaaaaagtGTTCATCACCATACCTAtttcgaa
The DNA window shown above is from Maniola hyperantus chromosome 1, iAphHyp1.2, whole genome shotgun sequence and carries:
- the LOC117984469 gene encoding uncharacterized protein, encoding MVRKYERMSGRQSWNEEEMAKAVAAVVSGKMGYKLAARTFHIPRSTLQRRASKVRYQQPDDPKPLMGHYRRVFTENQEKDLVGYIKSMEKYFMGVSRRDIRELAFQYAEDNNLNHPFDCNTRMAGEDWVRNFLKRNPELLHRSEKDYELEPVNFDQFYHFMCQS